A region from the Cellvibrio sp. PSBB006 genome encodes:
- the aceF gene encoding dihydrolipoyllysine-residue acetyltransferase: MAIQTIKVPDIGGAEGVDVIEISVKVGDVIAEGDSIVVLETDKASMEIPADKAGKVVAIKVKEGDKVSQDDVLIEVEAEGAAEAAPAPAAKAPAAAPAPAKASAATSEITITVPDIGGAENVDVIEVTVKPGDEVAEGDSLIVLETDKASMEVPATASGKIVSISVNVGDKISQGTAICVVAVSGGAASAAAPAPAAATPAASASSSEVTITVPDIGGAENVDVIEVTVKAGDDVAEGDSLIVLETDKASMEVPATASGKIVSLAVKVGDKVSQGSVIGVMTTSGGAAPVQAAAPAKTETSTPAPKAEAPKAAPAASAQTETVVNTGDVYAGPAVRKLGRQLGVDLGKVSGTGPRGRLLKDDVRNYVKNIVVSVQSGASVGGGSGIPRVPAVDFAKFGEIEMVKMSKIKKLTAENMTRNWLNVPHVTQWDDVDITEMEAFRTGLKAEAEKRGSKLTPLPFLLKACAAALRAEPSFNVSMHHDGEHIVQKNYVHIGVAVDTPIGLLVPVVRDVDKKGLWELADEINVLAKKARDGKLMPAEMQGGCFTISSLGAMGGSGFTPMVNAPEVAILGVSRAQIKPVWNGKEFVPRNMLPISLSYDHRAVNGADAGRFFTFLTGVIADIRRLVL, from the coding sequence GTGGCAATTCAAACCATTAAAGTGCCCGATATCGGTGGTGCGGAAGGCGTCGATGTAATTGAAATCTCCGTGAAAGTAGGCGATGTAATTGCCGAGGGAGATTCCATCGTCGTGCTTGAAACGGACAAAGCATCCATGGAAATTCCTGCCGATAAAGCGGGTAAAGTTGTCGCTATCAAGGTGAAAGAGGGAGACAAGGTTTCGCAGGATGATGTATTGATTGAAGTGGAAGCAGAAGGCGCTGCCGAGGCTGCTCCTGCTCCTGCCGCCAAAGCACCCGCTGCCGCCCCGGCTCCGGCCAAAGCATCTGCAGCAACCAGCGAAATTACCATTACGGTGCCAGATATTGGCGGCGCAGAAAATGTGGATGTGATTGAAGTGACCGTTAAACCCGGTGATGAAGTAGCCGAAGGCGATTCCCTGATTGTGCTGGAAACTGACAAAGCGTCGATGGAGGTTCCCGCTACTGCATCAGGCAAGATCGTTAGTATCTCGGTGAATGTGGGTGATAAGATTTCCCAGGGCACGGCCATTTGTGTTGTGGCTGTCAGTGGCGGCGCAGCATCTGCTGCCGCGCCTGCACCAGCGGCAGCAACACCTGCTGCCTCAGCGAGCAGCAGTGAGGTGACTATCACGGTCCCGGATATCGGCGGCGCAGAAAATGTTGACGTTATTGAAGTGACGGTGAAAGCGGGCGATGACGTTGCAGAAGGCGACTCACTGATTGTCCTTGAGACTGATAAGGCATCTATGGAAGTACCTGCTACTGCGTCCGGCAAGATCGTCAGTCTCGCAGTGAAAGTCGGTGACAAGGTATCGCAAGGTTCGGTTATCGGGGTGATGACCACCTCAGGTGGCGCTGCGCCGGTACAAGCCGCTGCGCCGGCCAAAACTGAAACCAGCACACCGGCACCTAAAGCTGAAGCGCCTAAGGCTGCACCAGCCGCTTCTGCACAAACTGAAACGGTGGTGAACACGGGTGATGTTTACGCTGGTCCGGCAGTGCGCAAATTGGGTCGCCAACTCGGCGTGGATCTGGGCAAAGTGTCCGGCACCGGTCCGCGTGGTCGCCTGCTGAAAGATGATGTTCGCAACTATGTGAAAAACATTGTCGTCAGCGTTCAATCCGGCGCATCGGTAGGCGGTGGTTCAGGTATTCCGCGTGTGCCAGCGGTTGATTTCGCCAAGTTCGGTGAGATTGAAATGGTCAAGATGAGCAAGATCAAAAAGCTCACTGCTGAAAACATGACCCGCAATTGGTTGAATGTTCCCCATGTCACCCAATGGGATGATGTGGACATTACCGAGATGGAAGCTTTCCGTACCGGCTTGAAAGCGGAAGCGGAAAAGCGCGGCAGTAAATTAACGCCCTTACCTTTCCTGTTGAAAGCCTGTGCTGCCGCATTGCGCGCAGAGCCGAGTTTCAATGTGTCCATGCATCACGATGGTGAGCACATTGTGCAGAAGAACTATGTGCATATCGGTGTGGCGGTGGATACGCCAATCGGTCTGCTGGTTCCGGTGGTGCGCGATGTGGATAAAAAAGGTCTGTGGGAGTTGGCTGACGAGATTAATGTCCTGGCCAAGAAGGCGCGCGATGGTAAGTTGATGCCAGCAGAGATGCAGGGTGGTTGTTTTACTATCTCTAGCCTGGGTGCGATGGGCGGTAGTGGTTTTACGCCTATGGTGAATGCGCCGGAAGTGGCGATTCTGGGTGTTTCTCGTGCGCAGATTAAGCCGGTGTGGAATGGTAAGGAGTTTGTGCCACGTAATATGTTGCCGATTTCTTTGTCGTACGATCATCGTGCGGTGAATGGTGCGGATGCTGGTCGGTTCTTTACGTTCTTGACTGGTGTGATTGCGGATATTCGGCGTTTGGTTTTGTAA
- a CDS encoding endo-1,4-beta-xylanase, with protein sequence MGVAVSAGSETNSIFRNDGGIDRTLIQQHFSQLTAGNIMKMSYLHPSENTYTFEHADQLVNFALENNISIHGHTLIWHSDYQIPTWMKNYTGDYATLLQEHVQNITSYYAGRVVSWDVVNEAFADDGDSNAINGYRNSLWYQKLGPGYIEQAFIAADAADPVADLYYNDYNLEGGQQKFDYVLAMVDDFKARDIPIDGVGFQMHINIEWPSESQIKNAFQQVVNRGLKVKITELDIPVNTYANPDKYQTFTAEAAERQKDKYREVVAAYLDVVPPELRGGITVWGLYDSDSWLIDLHGRPDWPLLFNDLRQAKPAFDGFVEGLSD encoded by the coding sequence ATAGGTGTTGCCGTGTCAGCGGGTAGTGAAACCAATAGCATATTTCGCAACGATGGCGGCATAGACCGGACGCTGATTCAACAGCATTTCAGCCAGCTTACCGCCGGCAATATCATGAAGATGAGTTATCTTCATCCGAGTGAAAACACTTACACCTTTGAGCACGCTGATCAGCTGGTTAACTTTGCTCTTGAAAATAATATCTCTATTCACGGCCACACGCTGATCTGGCATTCGGATTACCAGATCCCCACCTGGATGAAAAATTACACTGGTGATTACGCGACTCTGTTGCAGGAACACGTGCAAAACATCACCAGTTACTACGCAGGACGCGTGGTGAGCTGGGATGTTGTTAACGAAGCATTTGCTGATGACGGCGACAGCAATGCAATCAATGGTTATCGCAATTCGTTGTGGTATCAGAAACTTGGGCCGGGTTATATCGAGCAGGCATTCATCGCTGCTGATGCAGCCGATCCGGTAGCAGATCTTTACTATAACGATTACAACCTCGAAGGCGGACAGCAAAAATTCGATTACGTATTAGCAATGGTCGATGACTTCAAAGCGCGCGATATTCCAATAGATGGTGTTGGTTTCCAAATGCATATCAACATAGAGTGGCCGAGTGAGTCGCAAATAAAAAATGCTTTCCAGCAGGTGGTCAATCGCGGCCTGAAAGTAAAAATTACCGAGCTGGATATACCGGTTAACACCTACGCCAATCCTGACAAATATCAAACCTTTACCGCTGAAGCGGCTGAGCGTCAGAAAGATAAATATCGTGAAGTCGTTGCAGCCTACCTGGATGTGGTTCCACCCGAATTGCGGGGCGGCATTACCGTATGGGGCTTGTACGATAGCGACAGCTGGTTGATCGATCTGCACGGGCGACCGGACTGGCCATTGTTGTTTAACGACCTCAGGCAGGCGAAGCCCGCTTTTGATGGTTTCGTGGAAGGCTTATCGGATTAA
- a CDS encoding alpha/beta hydrolase translates to MILRHCVTVIFTLAGSVALALMLGCSTTAPITSVNDPQNTYTPADTYTKYVKDFPQMRMLDGKLPEGILAFKNLTYVNYGARELQLDLYAPEPTMADQRPAIVLVHGGGWRAGYRENMMPLAHQLALRGYVTATISYRLSPEAEYPAAIHDVKAAVRWLRENAKTYGVNPERIAVAGGSAGGQIAALVGMTNGDVKFDPQAKSSIFTSDVQAVVNIDGLSDFTSEEARKYEDDPRKNPSSAGQWFGGNYATKTALWHEASPIYHVSKGKPPVLFINSSQARFSVGQAEMIKRLEEAKINYHAEKFSDAPHSFWLFYPWAKPTATMMANFLDAQFAYKMMCH, encoded by the coding sequence ATGATCCTTCGGCATTGCGTTACCGTTATCTTTACTCTGGCTGGCAGCGTTGCGCTGGCATTAATGCTTGGTTGTTCAACCACCGCACCCATCACCTCGGTCAATGACCCTCAAAATACTTACACTCCGGCTGATACCTACACAAAATATGTGAAGGATTTTCCGCAAATGCGCATGCTGGACGGCAAATTGCCGGAAGGCATACTTGCATTTAAAAACCTGACCTACGTTAACTACGGCGCGCGGGAATTGCAGTTGGACCTCTATGCCCCCGAACCCACCATGGCGGATCAGCGGCCAGCTATCGTGTTGGTACACGGTGGTGGCTGGCGGGCTGGTTATCGTGAAAATATGATGCCCTTGGCCCACCAATTAGCGTTGCGCGGTTATGTGACGGCGACTATCAGTTATCGCTTATCGCCGGAAGCTGAATATCCTGCTGCGATTCATGATGTGAAAGCGGCGGTTCGCTGGTTGCGCGAGAATGCGAAAACCTATGGTGTCAATCCGGAACGTATTGCTGTGGCTGGTGGTTCTGCAGGTGGACAAATCGCTGCTTTGGTCGGTATGACAAACGGTGACGTAAAATTTGATCCGCAGGCTAAGAGCAGTATCTTTACCAGTGATGTGCAAGCGGTGGTGAACATTGATGGCTTGTCGGATTTCACGTCGGAAGAAGCACGCAAATATGAAGATGATCCGCGCAAAAATCCCTCGTCGGCCGGTCAATGGTTTGGTGGAAACTATGCGACAAAAACCGCTTTATGGCACGAGGCCTCGCCGATTTATCACGTAAGCAAAGGCAAGCCGCCGGTATTGTTTATCAACAGTTCACAGGCGCGTTTCAGTGTGGGGCAAGCGGAGATGATCAAGCGGCTTGAGGAAGCCAAGATTAATTATCATGCTGAAAAATTTTCGGATGCACCGCACAGTTTCTGGTTGTTTTATCCCTGGGCAAAACCGACCGCAACGATGATGGCAAATTTCCTGGATGCGCAATTTGCTTACAAGATGATGTGTCACTGA
- a CDS encoding cellulase family glycosylhydrolase — protein sequence MIAFKKIAGFSVAMFVLICAVAQQASAQANCSYRITNEWNTGYTGAITISNNGSSSLNGWSLSWQYNSNRITSSWNANITGNNPYTATDLGWNGNVPAGASVEIGFQVNKNGGSAEMPTLNGAVCSGGNNNSSATSSVSSSPSSSASSQSVAPSSSASSISSSSANNNAGQQCNWYGTLYPLCTNTQSGWGWEANRSCISPSTCSSQPAPYGIVGGNNSSNSSSVATSSSSSAGNQGFVSTHGQLRTSGNQLINKNGTAVQLRGMSSHGLQWYGDYMNLSSIRWLRDDWGINVIRAAMYTASEGYIEDPSVKNKVFEIVDAAIALDIYVIVDWHILSDGNPQQYKAEAKAFFNEVAQRYGNTPNVIYEIANEPNGGGVTWNAAIRPYAQEVIPVIRNHAPNSLVIVGTGTWSQDVTDAAANPVSFPNVGYAMHFYACTHGQWLRDRVDQARAQGAMIFSTEWGTADATGDGSVCENDTRTWINFLNQRGISWINWSITPKEEGTAALTPGASTTGNWSASDLSPSGTLVKSLMRQ from the coding sequence ATGATAGCGTTTAAAAAAATCGCCGGTTTTTCGGTTGCGATGTTTGTTTTAATTTGTGCGGTCGCACAACAGGCAAGTGCACAAGCTAATTGCAGTTACCGTATTACCAACGAATGGAATACCGGCTACACCGGTGCAATTACTATCAGCAACAACGGTTCCAGCTCGTTAAACGGCTGGAGTCTCAGCTGGCAATACAACAGCAATCGCATCACCAGTTCGTGGAATGCCAATATCACTGGTAATAATCCTTACACCGCAACGGATCTAGGTTGGAATGGCAACGTTCCTGCCGGTGCCAGTGTGGAGATTGGCTTTCAGGTGAATAAAAACGGTGGCAGTGCCGAAATGCCGACATTGAATGGTGCTGTCTGTTCCGGTGGCAACAATAATTCTTCCGCAACCAGTAGTGTAAGCAGTTCGCCATCAAGCAGCGCATCGAGCCAGAGCGTGGCACCGTCATCCAGCGCGAGCTCTATCAGCTCATCGTCAGCCAACAACAACGCGGGGCAGCAATGCAACTGGTACGGCACTTTGTATCCCTTGTGTACCAATACGCAAAGTGGTTGGGGCTGGGAGGCGAATCGCAGTTGTATTTCGCCCAGCACCTGTAGTTCGCAACCGGCGCCTTACGGCATCGTTGGAGGAAATAATTCGTCCAACAGTTCAAGTGTCGCGACATCTTCAAGCAGTTCCGCCGGTAACCAGGGTTTTGTCAGTACCCATGGGCAACTGCGTACCAGCGGCAATCAACTGATCAACAAAAACGGTACCGCTGTTCAGTTACGCGGTATGAGTTCCCACGGGCTGCAATGGTATGGCGACTACATGAATCTCAGTAGCATCCGCTGGTTGCGCGATGACTGGGGTATCAATGTGATTCGTGCGGCTATGTATACCGCCAGCGAAGGTTACATCGAAGATCCTTCAGTCAAAAATAAAGTATTTGAAATTGTCGATGCCGCGATTGCGCTGGATATTTATGTGATTGTCGACTGGCATATTCTCAGCGATGGCAACCCGCAACAATACAAAGCGGAAGCGAAAGCATTTTTCAACGAGGTCGCGCAGCGTTACGGCAACACACCCAACGTGATTTATGAAATTGCCAACGAACCCAACGGCGGTGGCGTCACCTGGAATGCGGCGATTCGCCCTTATGCCCAGGAAGTCATTCCGGTGATTCGCAATCACGCACCGAATAGTCTGGTCATTGTCGGTACGGGTACATGGAGTCAGGACGTTACTGATGCAGCGGCCAATCCGGTGAGTTTTCCGAATGTCGGCTATGCGATGCATTTCTATGCGTGTACTCACGGCCAATGGTTACGCGACCGCGTAGATCAGGCACGCGCGCAAGGCGCGATGATTTTCTCTACTGAATGGGGCACCGCCGACGCCACTGGCGACGGCAGTGTGTGTGAAAACGATACCCGTACCTGGATTAATTTCCTGAATCAACGCGGAATCAGCTGGATTAACTGGAGCATTACGCCAAAAGAGGAAGGCACCGCTGCGCTGACCCCCGGCGCCAGCACAACAGGTAACTGGTCCGCCAGTGACCTGTCGCCGTCAGGCACCTTGGTGAAATCACTGATGCGTCAATAA
- a CDS encoding glycoside hydrolase family 9 protein: protein MTQAPKTNKPAYSKPLLTSRLNTSAPRILTRAISAVVLSGLVAGSAWAAVGNPRVNQVGYLPNSAKVATYSSDALAALPWELRLNGTLVTSGTTMPRGVDAASGDNIHIIDISGVTTEADGYKLYVGNDESYPFEIAADAFTGALYDSIKYFYHNRSGIAIETAYTGGGNTSYAPNAQWARPAGHLNMGANQGDYDVPCWSGTCNYSLDVTKGWYDAGDHGKYVVNGGISVWKLLTMYERALHLSDNAGAFADGTLNIPESGNGVPDILDEVRWQMEFMLSMQVPQGQAKAGMVHHKMHDVGWTGLPLAPHEDSQARALVPPSTAATLNVAATAAQCARLWQNIDAAFASTCLTAAERAWDAAQQNPSDLYTGGYDNGGGGYGDRFVADEFFWAAAELYITTGDSKYLPTIQNYEIERTDFGWPDTELPGLISLATVPASHTASLRTSARQTIVQIADYHLGVIDSTGYLTPHTEEEYYWGSNNGVANKLFLVGLAYDFTGNEDYAKGVGKAVDYLFGRNTLSFSYISGHGENALTQPHHRFWAGALNGAYPWLPPGAFSGGPNAGLEDEVAQGALNGCQTRPATCYMDDINSWSTNEITINWNSALAWVLAFYDDYGNEGGASSSSSSQISSSVASSSSSSASSIPVSSSSSSSAPVSSSSSSISSSVVASSSSSLASSSSSSSMPTGQQCNWYGTLYPLCVTTQSGWGWEQNRSCISRSTCSSQPAPWGIVGGGTSSSSPASSSPSSSSSPASSSSSSAPASSSSSSLVASSSSSSSAPNGSGSCEYVVTNQWNNGFTGAIRITNNGSSPINGWSVSWNYNDGSRITNSWNANLSGSNPYSASNLGWNGTLQPGQTAEFGFQGTKGGSAASVPVVSGAPCN from the coding sequence ATGACTCAAGCTCCCAAAACAAATAAACCGGCATATTCCAAACCATTGTTAACATCCCGCTTGAACACAAGCGCCCCCAGAATTCTGACCCGCGCCATCAGCGCCGTGGTGTTATCCGGCCTGGTTGCCGGCAGCGCCTGGGCCGCCGTGGGTAACCCGCGCGTTAATCAGGTGGGTTATTTACCCAACAGCGCCAAAGTGGCCACCTATAGCAGCGATGCCCTGGCAGCATTGCCCTGGGAATTACGCCTCAATGGCACCCTCGTCACCAGCGGAACGACTATGCCGCGCGGCGTTGACGCAGCCTCGGGCGATAACATCCATATCATCGACATCAGCGGCGTAACCACTGAGGCCGACGGCTACAAACTTTACGTCGGCAACGATGAAAGTTATCCCTTTGAGATCGCAGCCGATGCGTTTACCGGCGCGCTCTACGACTCGATCAAATACTTCTACCACAACCGCAGCGGCATCGCGATTGAGACTGCCTACACCGGTGGCGGCAACACCAGCTACGCACCGAATGCCCAATGGGCACGCCCGGCGGGCCACCTGAATATGGGCGCAAACCAGGGCGACTATGACGTGCCCTGCTGGAGCGGCACCTGTAATTACAGCCTGGACGTAACCAAGGGTTGGTACGACGCAGGTGACCATGGGAAATACGTGGTTAACGGCGGGATTTCCGTGTGGAAACTGCTCACAATGTACGAACGTGCCCTGCACTTGAGCGACAACGCCGGTGCGTTTGCTGACGGCACCTTGAATATCCCCGAAAGCGGCAACGGCGTACCTGACATTCTGGACGAAGTGCGCTGGCAGATGGAATTTATGCTTTCCATGCAAGTGCCCCAAGGCCAGGCCAAGGCCGGCATGGTGCATCACAAGATGCATGATGTGGGTTGGACTGGCTTGCCGCTGGCACCTCATGAAGATAGCCAGGCCCGTGCGCTGGTACCGCCCAGCACCGCTGCAACCTTGAATGTAGCCGCCACTGCCGCACAGTGTGCGCGCCTGTGGCAAAACATCGATGCCGCTTTTGCCAGCACCTGTTTGACGGCGGCAGAACGCGCCTGGGATGCGGCGCAGCAAAACCCCAGTGATCTCTACACCGGTGGCTACGATAATGGCGGCGGCGGTTACGGTGACCGGTTCGTCGCCGACGAATTTTTCTGGGCAGCGGCGGAGCTGTATATCACTACCGGTGACAGCAAGTACCTGCCAACCATCCAGAATTATGAAATCGAGCGTACCGATTTTGGTTGGCCAGACACTGAATTACCGGGTTTGATTTCTCTCGCCACAGTACCAGCCAGCCATACGGCAAGTTTGCGCACAAGCGCTCGGCAGACCATCGTCCAGATCGCTGATTACCACCTGGGCGTGATCGATAGCACCGGTTATCTCACCCCTCATACGGAAGAGGAATACTACTGGGGCTCCAATAATGGCGTTGCCAATAAACTGTTCCTGGTCGGTTTGGCTTACGACTTTACCGGCAACGAAGATTACGCCAAAGGCGTCGGTAAGGCTGTCGATTATCTCTTCGGTCGAAACACCTTGTCGTTCTCCTACATCTCCGGCCACGGTGAAAATGCACTGACCCAGCCGCACCACCGTTTCTGGGCCGGGGCACTGAACGGTGCTTACCCCTGGTTACCGCCAGGTGCTTTCTCCGGCGGCCCCAATGCCGGGTTGGAAGACGAAGTGGCACAGGGTGCCTTGAACGGCTGCCAGACTCGTCCGGCCACCTGCTACATGGATGACATCAACTCCTGGTCCACCAACGAGATCACCATCAACTGGAACTCGGCACTGGCGTGGGTGTTGGCGTTTTATGATGATTACGGCAATGAAGGCGGCGCGTCGTCGTCATCTTCCAGTCAAATCAGCTCCAGTGTCGCGAGCAGTTCTTCGTCGAGTGCCAGCAGTATTCCGGTGTCCAGTTCGTCAAGCAGTAGCGCGCCGGTTAGTAGTTCGAGCAGCTCAATCAGCAGCTCTGTGGTTGCCAGTTCCTCCAGCAGCCTGGCGTCGTCTTCCAGCAGTTCCAGCATGCCGACCGGTCAACAATGTAACTGGTATGGCACGCTGTATCCGCTGTGTGTCACCACCCAAAGCGGCTGGGGATGGGAGCAGAATCGCAGCTGTATCTCGCGCAGCACTTGTAGCTCACAACCGGCGCCCTGGGGCATTGTTGGAGGCGGTACCTCCAGTTCCAGTCCTGCCAGCTCCAGTCCCTCATCCAGCTCCAGTCCTGCATCCAGCAGTTCCAGCTCAGCGCCAGCCTCCAGCAGCAGTTCCAGCCTGGTTGCCAGCAGTTCATCGTCCAGCTCTGCGCCTAACGGTAGCGGCAGTTGCGAATACGTGGTGACCAACCAATGGAACAACGGATTTACCGGCGCGATCCGCATCACCAACAACGGCAGTTCGCCCATCAACGGGTGGAGTGTGAGCTGGAATTACAACGACGGCTCACGTATCACCAACAGTTGGAACGCCAACCTGTCCGGCAGCAACCCTTACAGTGCCAGCAACCTGGGCTGGAATGGCACCTTGCAACCGGGCCAAACCGCCGAGTTTGGTTTCCAGGGCACCAAAGGCGGCAGCGCAGCTTCTGTGCCGGTCGTCAGTGGAGCGCCCTGTAACTAA
- a CDS encoding alpha/beta hydrolase, whose amino-acid sequence MSVETKKFSNVRLLFLTLLNVFLAACTAVPHQSSNYTSDDIFREQVKRYPYIKLASRVVPEGIAEFKNLTYIQRGARDLQLDLYAPGTTMDELRPGIVLVHGGDWLGGEREHLTSLAISLALRGYVVATIDYRLASQAPYPAAVEDAQAAVRWMREHAEPYGVDSSHIALGGAGAGGVVAALAGLTAVELAEVQVILNLDGPWQLDPAMLKSETGHPDPIGYWLGGEVAQQEALLHQASPVNLVRKGMPAVLLLNSGEPGYRAGQDEVLRRLVHFRVPHRMEEISGSPHAFWLFEPWVSPAANITADFLDLQFKYRMTCH is encoded by the coding sequence ATGAGTGTCGAAACGAAAAAATTCTCGAATGTGCGTTTGCTCTTTCTGACGTTGCTTAACGTATTTTTGGCTGCTTGCACCGCTGTTCCGCATCAATCGTCTAACTACACTTCCGATGATATCTTTCGCGAGCAAGTAAAACGTTATCCCTACATCAAGCTGGCCAGTCGCGTTGTGCCGGAGGGTATTGCTGAGTTTAAAAATCTCACTTATATCCAACGAGGTGCGCGTGATTTGCAGTTGGATTTGTATGCGCCGGGGACGACGATGGATGAGTTGCGGCCGGGTATTGTTTTGGTGCATGGCGGTGATTGGTTGGGTGGTGAGCGGGAGCATTTAACGTCTCTTGCGATAAGCCTGGCTTTACGCGGTTATGTTGTTGCCACTATCGATTATCGTTTGGCTTCGCAAGCGCCTTACCCGGCGGCGGTGGAGGATGCCCAGGCTGCTGTGCGGTGGATGCGTGAGCATGCGGAACCTTACGGAGTCGATTCATCGCATATTGCATTAGGTGGGGCTGGCGCGGGTGGGGTGGTAGCGGCCTTGGCTGGATTGACGGCGGTTGAGTTGGCCGAGGTGCAGGTTATTCTCAATCTTGATGGTCCTTGGCAGCTTGATCCCGCGATGCTGAAAAGTGAAACCGGGCATCCCGATCCAATCGGTTATTGGCTCGGCGGCGAGGTGGCCCAACAGGAGGCTTTACTGCATCAGGCGTCGCCAGTGAACCTCGTCCGTAAAGGGATGCCGGCTGTATTGTTGTTGAATAGCGGCGAGCCGGGCTATCGGGCGGGGCAGGATGAAGTGCTCCGGCGCCTGGTGCACTTCCGGGTGCCGCATCGGATGGAGGAAATCTCCGGTAGCCCGCATGCTTTCTGGTTGTTTGAGCCCTGGGTGAGCCCGGCAGCCAATATCACCGCTGACTTTCTGGATTTGCAGTTCAAGTACCGTATGACCTGTCACTAA
- a CDS encoding cellulose binding domain-containing protein, producing the protein MYRPHLIHCLKLAFFPVIACILLAGHASGQTPTRIMPLGDSITGSPGCWRALLWNQLQDDGYSALDFVGTLPTQGCGQTHDGDNEGHGGILATNMANANQLVPWLDATNPDIVLMHLGTNDAWSNRSTAAILSAFDTLVNQMRANNPAMIILVAQIIPMDSARSCSSCAQNVIALNNALPAWVAGITSAASPVLLVDQWTGFNTDNHTYDGVHPNAAGDQLIADNWFDALSLVLDGSVTSSSSSSVSSNSASSVSSSAGTQQCNWYGTLYPLCVTAQSGWGWEQNRSCIARSTCESQPAPYGIVGDTAASSSSLNSVSSSSSTTSSSNSSSVVASSSSSSITTGGNCVHVVTNEWSNGFTGAIRITNNGSAPVSGWSVSWSYTDSTRLTNSWNAAVSGTNPYIATNLGWNGNIQPGQSVEFGFQATKNGNAPHAINVSGNVCE; encoded by the coding sequence ATGTATCGTCCCCACCTGATTCATTGTTTGAAGCTGGCTTTTTTCCCCGTTATCGCCTGTATTCTGCTAGCGGGTCATGCCAGCGGCCAAACGCCGACACGTATCATGCCACTCGGCGACTCCATTACCGGGTCACCCGGATGTTGGCGCGCGCTATTGTGGAACCAATTGCAGGACGATGGTTATTCAGCCCTTGATTTTGTCGGCACCCTGCCCACTCAGGGTTGCGGCCAAACCCACGATGGCGACAACGAAGGGCATGGCGGCATCCTCGCCACCAATATGGCCAACGCCAATCAATTGGTACCCTGGCTGGACGCGACCAACCCCGATATCGTCCTCATGCATCTGGGTACCAACGATGCCTGGAGCAACCGCAGCACGGCTGCAATTCTTTCTGCCTTTGATACCCTCGTGAACCAGATGCGCGCAAACAATCCCGCGATGATCATTCTGGTAGCCCAAATTATTCCCATGGATTCCGCGCGTTCGTGCAGTAGCTGTGCGCAAAACGTGATTGCCCTGAACAATGCCCTGCCCGCCTGGGTCGCCGGTATTACCAGCGCTGCATCACCCGTATTACTGGTCGATCAATGGACTGGCTTCAACACCGACAACCACACCTATGACGGCGTGCATCCCAATGCTGCGGGCGATCAATTGATTGCCGATAATTGGTTTGATGCGTTAAGCCTTGTGTTAGATGGCAGTGTGACATCCTCGTCAAGCAGTAGCGTTTCATCAAACAGTGCATCGTCTGTTTCGTCTTCTGCTGGTACGCAGCAATGCAATTGGTACGGCACTTTGTATCCCCTTTGTGTAACCGCCCAAAGTGGTTGGGGCTGGGAACAAAATCGCAGCTGTATTGCACGTTCAACCTGTGAATCACAACCGGCGCCTTATGGCATTGTCGGCGATACCGCCGCGAGTAGCTCATCGCTAAATTCCGTTTCCAGTAGTAGCTCGACGACCAGTTCAAGTAACTCATCGTCAGTTGTTGCCAGCTCATCGAGCAGTTCAATCACCACAGGTGGTAATTGTGTACACGTCGTTACCAACGAATGGAGCAATGGCTTCACCGGTGCGATCCGCATTACCAATAACGGTAGCGCCCCAGTCAGCGGATGGAGCGTTAGTTGGTCCTACACCGACAGCACCCGCCTTACTAACAGCTGGAACGCTGCTGTCTCCGGTACCAATCCTTATATAGCGACCAACCTTGGCTGGAACGGCAACATCCAACCGGGACAAAGCGTGGAGTTCGGTTTTCAGGCAACGAAAAATGGCAACGCGCCACATGCCATAAATGTAAGCGGTAATGTCTGCGAATAA